The following are encoded in a window of Lagenorhynchus albirostris chromosome 3, mLagAlb1.1, whole genome shotgun sequence genomic DNA:
- the RNF14 gene encoding E3 ubiquitin-protein ligase RNF14 isoform X3, with the protein MQFLKEETLAYLNIVSPFELKMGSQKKVQRRMAQASSNTELDFGGAAGSDVDQAEVVDERAVQDVESLSSLIQEILDFDQAQQIKCFNSKLFLCNICFCEKLGSECMYFLECRHVYCKACLKDYFEIQIRDGQVQCLNCPEPKCPSVATPGQVKELVEAELFARYDRLLLQSTLDLMADVVYCPRPSCQLPVMQEPGCTMGICSSCNFAFCTLCRLTYHGVSPCKVTAEKLMDLRNEYLQADEANKRFLEQRYGKRVIQKALEEMESKEWLEKNSKSCPCCGTPIEKLDGCNKMTCTGCMQYFCWICMGSLSRANPYKHFTDPVSPCFNRLFHAVDVNGVIWEDEFED; encoded by the exons ATGCAGTTTCTTAAAGAAGAGACCTTAGCGTATCTGAATATTGTCTCTCCTTTTGAACTCAAGATGGGTTCTCAGAAAAAAGTTCAGAGGAGGATGGCTCAAGCTTCTTCCAACACAGAGCTAGATTTTGGAGGAGCTGCTGGATCTGATGTAGACCAAGCGGAAGTTGTGGACGAGAGAGCTGTGCAGGATGTGGAATCGTTGTCCAGTCTGATCCAGGAAATCTTGGACTTCGATCAGGCTCAACAGATAAAATGCTTTAATAGTAAATTGTTCCTGTGCAATATCTGCTTCTGTGAGAAGCTGGGTAGTGAGTGCATGTACTTCTTGGAGTGCAGGCATGTGTACTGCAAAGCCTGTCTCAAGGACTACTTTGAAATCCAGATCAGAGATGGCCAAGTTCAGTGCCTCAACTGCCCAGAACCCAAGTGCCCTTCAGTGGCCACTCCTGGTCAG GTCAAAGAGCTAGTGGAAGCAGAGTTATTTGCCCGTTATGACCGCCTTCTCCTCCAGTCTACCTTGGACCTGATGGCAGATGTGGTGTACTGCCCCCGCCCATCCTGCCAGCTGCCTGTGATGCAGGAGCCTGGCTGCACAATGGGCATCTGTTCCAGCTGCAATTTTGCCTTCTGTACTTTATGCAGATTGACCTACCATGGGGTTTCTCCATGTAAGGTGACTGCAG AGAAATTAATGGACTTACGAAATGAGTACCTGCAAGCAGATGAGGCCAATAAAAGATTTTTGGAACAGAGGTATGGTAAGAGGGTGATTCAAAAGGCACTGGAAGAGATGGAAAGTAAGGAGTGGCTAGAAAAGAACTCAAAGAGCTGCCCATGTTGTGGGACTCCCATTGAG AAATTAGATGGATGTAACAAGATGACATGTACCGGCTGTATGCAGTATTTCTGCTGGATTTGCATGGGTTCTCTCTCCAGAGCAAACCCTTATAAACATTTCACTGATCCTGTTTCCCCATGTTTTAACCG GTTGTTCCATGCTGTGGATGTTAATGGAGTTATTTGGGAAGATGAGTTTGAAGACTAG
- the GNPDA1 gene encoding glucosamine-6-phosphate isomerase 1: MKLIILDHYSQASEWAAKYIRNRIIQFNPGPDKYFTLGLPTGSTPLGCYKKLIEYYKNGDLSFKYVKTFNMDEYVGLRRDHPESYHSFMWNNFFKHIDIHPENTHILDGNAADLQAECDAFEEKIKAAGGIELFVGGIGPDGHIAFNEPGSSLVSRTRVKTLAMDTILANARFFDGDLAKVPTMALTVGVGTVMDAREVMILITGAHKAFALYKAIEEGVNHMWTVSAFQQHPRTVFVCDEDATLELKVKTVKYFKGLMLVHNKLVDPLYSIKEKETEKSQSSKKPYSD; this comes from the exons ATGAAGCTCATCATCCTGGACCACTATTCTCAGGCCAGTGAGTGGGCAGCCAAATACATCAGGAACCGCATCATCCAGTTTAACCCAGGGCCAGACAAGTACTTCACCCTGGGGCTCCCTACTG GGAGCACCCCACTTGGCTGCTACAAGAAGCTGATTGAATACTACAAGAATGGAGACCTGTCCTTCAAATATGTGAAGACTTTCAACATGGACGAGTATGTGG GCCTTCGTCGAGACCACCCGGAGAGCTACCACTCCTTCATGTGGAACAACTTCTTCAAGCACATTGACATCCACCCAGAAAACACCCACATTCTGGATGGGAATGCAGCTGACCTTCAGGCTGAGTGTGATGCCTTTGAGGAGAAGATCAAGGCTGCGGGTGGGATTGAGCTGTTTGTCGGAG GCATTGGCCCTGACGGACACATCGCCTTCAACGAGCCGGGATCCAGTCTGGTGTCCAGGACCCGTGTGAAGACGCTGGCCATGGACACCATCCTGGCCAATGCTAGGTTCTTTGATGGAGATCTCGCCAAGGTGCCCACCATGGCCCTGACGGTGGGTGTGGGCACTGTCATGGATGCTAGAGAG GTGATGATCCTCATCACGGGTGCTCACAAGGCGTTTGCTCTATACAAGGCCATCGAGGAGGGAGTGAACCACATGTGGACCGTGTCTGCCTTCCAGCAGCATCCCCGCACGGTGTTTGTGTGCGACGAGGATGCCACCCTGGAGTTGAAAGTGAAGACCGTCAAGTATTTCAaag gtTTAATGCTTGTTCATAACAAGTTGGTGGATCCCTTGTACAGtatcaaagagaaagaaacagagaaaagccaGTCTTCTAAGAAACCATACAGTGATTAG